Proteins from a single region of Oryza brachyantha chromosome 6, ObraRS2, whole genome shotgun sequence:
- the LOC102706949 gene encoding kanadaptin translates to MDPSMPPPPPRNPNPSSMPPPPPPKFSPPPEVKPAPTPSMPPPPPPPWPALQPEEKGAGASASSSMPPPPPPPPAPQPEAEAEGATGPDASAEGSASASDSSADEAGSSGRDSGDAEMADAAQRPQPRPRAPYAIPDWSAAPGHPFFLEVLKDGTIVDKLDVSRKGAYMFGRIDLCDFVLEHPTISRFHAVLQFRSDGEVFLYDLGSTHGSFINKTQVKKKTYVEIHVGDVIRFGQSSRLYIFQGPTELMPPEKDMQKLRDARIKQDMLDREASLLRAKNQAALAEGISWGMSEDAVEDSAEDEADEITWQTYKGQLTDRQEKTRSKIIKRLEKITNMKKEIDAIRAKDISQGGLTQGQQTQIARNEQRTSQLMEELENLEETLNDSIRESLGARTGNTIRGSHKASLEEEDDILSDDDDFYDRTKKKSSSHKSSEQQSVETADSLLEKKDSITSNIESKKKLFEEEKNKLAKSDNADVGDDLDAYMSGLSSQLVHDNVAKIQKELSDLETELDRVIYLLKIADPMGEAARKRDLKPRETKSPASNDSPRLESEKKNKVAQNKTSTEEKLKESCAEKTQVDKPAEEEMHISTNQENGSKPAFSMPKPQWLGDKRTVEHEENCINEENGNEEDIDNFVDYKDRKTVLSGSASGKDLEEAAPGLILRKRKTSDQSVASEVESSSVESEASVADAVALLLKHKRGLQTSEDMEDENEPQTSKRKSKKSKQKRVLGPARPDFLDKGPDYESWVPPEGQTGDGRTSLNDRLGY, encoded by the exons ATGGACCCCTCcatgcctccgccgccaccgcgaaACCCTAACCCCTCCTCCAtgccgcctcccccgccgcccaaattctcgccgccaccggaggTGAAGCCGGCGCCCACCCCCTCcatgccgcctccgcctcctccgccatgGCCCGCCCTGCAGCCGGAGGAGAAAGGGGCAGGGGCTAGCGCTTCCTCCTCTATgcctccgcccccgcccccgccgccggcgccacagccggaggcggaggcggagggggcgACGGGGCCTGATGCGTCGGCGGAAGGGAGCGCTAGCGCTAGCGATTCGTCGGCTGATGAGGCGGGGAGCTCAGGCAGGGATTCCGGTGACGCCGAGATGGCCGATGCGGCACAGCGGCCGCAGCCGAGGCCACGTGCCCCGTACGCCATACCCGACTGGAGCGCCGCCCCGGGCCACCCCTTCTTCCTCGAGGTTCTCAAGGACGGCACCATCGTTGACAAGCTTGACGT GTCCAGGAAAGGAGCTTACATGTTTGGTCGAATTGATCTATGCGATTTTGTATTGGAGCATCCGACTATTTCTCGCTTTCATGCTG ttttgcagTTTAGAAGTGATGGGGAGGTTTTCCTTTATGATCTTGGAAGCACACATGGGTCCTTCATCAATAAAACCCAG GTCAAGAAGAAGACATATGTGGAAATTCATGTTGGAGATGTAATTCGATTTGGGCA ATCATCACGTTTGTACATATTCCAAGGACCAACTGAGCTGATGCCTCCT GAAAAAGATATGCAGAAGCTTCGAGATGCTAGAATTAAGCAAGATATGCTCGATCGTGAAGCTTCCCTTTTACGTGCAAAAAATCAAGCAGCTTTAGCGGAGGGTATCTCATGGGGCATGTCTGAGGATGCGGTTGAAGATTCTGCAGAG GATGAAGCTGATGAGATCACATGGCAAACCTACAAAGGTCAACTTACTGATAGACAAGAGAAAACACGcagtaaaattataaagcgATTGGAAAAG ATCACCAACATGAAGAAAGAAATTGATGCAATAAGAGCGAAGGACATTTCTCAAGGTGGGTTAACCCAAGGTCAACAAACACAGATTGCACGGAATGAGCAAAGGACATCTCAG cTTATGGAGGAGCTGGAAAATCTAGAAGAAACTTTAAATGACAGTATACGTGAAAGTCTTGGTGCTCGCACTGGAAACACAATTCGCGGTAGTCATAAAGCAAGTcttgaggaagaagacgacatTCTTAG tgatgatgatgatttctATGATCGGACAAAGAAGAAATCTTCTAGTCATAAATCCAGTGAGCAGCAATCAGTGGAGACTGCTGATAGTCTTCTTGAGAAAAAGGATTCCATAACCAGCAATATTGaaagtaaaaagaaattgtttgaagaagagaagaataAGCTGGCAAAAAGTGATAATGCGGATGTTGGGGATGACCTTGATGCTTACATGAGTGGATTGTCATCTCAATTAG TACATGACAATGTTGCCAAAATCCAGAAGGAGCTTTCTGATCTTGAGACTGAGCTGGACAGAGTAATTTACCTACTAAAAATAGCTGATCCTATGGGAGAAGCAGCTCGCAAGAGGGATCTCAAGCCACGAGAAACAAAATCTCCAGCATCTAACGATAGTCCAAGACTAGaatctgaaaagaaaaacaaagttgcTCAAAACAAAACCTCAACAGAGGAGAAGCTCAAGGAATCTTGTGCTGAAAAAACACAAGTGGATAAACCTGCTGAGGAAGAGATGCATATCTCCACAAACCAAGAAAATGGCAGCAAACCTGCATTCTCCATGCCGAAACCTCAGTGGCTTGGTGACAAGAGGACCGTAGAACATGAAGAGAACTGtataaatgaagaaaatgGAAATGAAGAGGATATTGATAATTTTGTGGACTACAAAGATCGAAAAACAGTTCTTTCAGGTTCAGCGAGTGGGAAAGACCTTGAAGAAGCTGCCCCTGGGCTTATTTTACGGAAGAGGAAGACTTCTGATCAATCAGTAGCCAGTGAGGTAGAATCATCTTCAGTTGAATCTGAAGCATCTGTTGCTGATGCTGTGGCCCTCCTGCTGAAGCACAAACGTGGTTTACAAACTTCTGAAGACATGGAGGATGAAAATGAGCCACAAACTAGCAAGAGAAAAagtaaaaagtcaaaacaaaaGCGAGTACTGGGTCCTGCAAGACCAGATTTTCTTGACAAAGGTCCAGATTATGAATCATGGGTGCCACCTGAAG GTCAAACTGGCGATGGCCGCACTTCACTGAACGATCGTCTGGGTTACTGA